The following are encoded in a window of Psychrobacter sp. P11F6 genomic DNA:
- a CDS encoding DUF3144 domain-containing protein — protein MSQDNMQDSNIQESNVDANIEITPEMQAFYQRADAIIGIANSQLGSEAHSGQVGASLLYAAARYSASVASIGFVKGDDFAKEKDDIVEFYVKQYRQMLSDNLTDYAQNFDKYVQLNQDDKAAK, from the coding sequence ATGTCTCAAGACAATATGCAAGACAGCAACATTCAAGAAAGCAATGTTGACGCTAACATTGAGATTACCCCTGAAATGCAGGCATTTTACCAACGTGCTGATGCCATTATTGGTATCGCAAACAGTCAGTTGGGTTCTGAAGCGCATTCAGGACAAGTAGGTGCATCACTACTTTATGCAGCCGCACGTTATAGCGCGTCTGTCGCTTCTATCGGCTTTGTCAAAGGCGATGACTTTGCCAAAGAAAAAGATGATATCGTTGAATTTTATGTCAAACAGTATCGCCAAATGCTGAGCGACAACCTGACTGATTATGCGCAGAACTTTGATAAATATGTTCAGCTTAATCAAGATGACAAAGCAGCCAAATAG
- a CDS encoding DJ-1/PfpI family protein, with protein sequence MQTLTALLFDDFETLDLFGPIEMFGCLPEHYRLQFSSLNGGIIHSKHGVAMQTVAVSELAHQTDILLMVGGMGTRQQINHRPFLQTLITLVDHADWVLSVCTGSALLAKAGVLDDKRVTSNKLSWQWVIAQSDKVHWAEQARWVVDGKFYTSSGVSAGMDMALGFIADRHDIDTARQIAHYTEYRWQENSEIDDFYHG encoded by the coding sequence ATGCAGACACTGACCGCGCTATTATTCGATGATTTTGAGACTTTAGATCTATTTGGACCTATCGAGATGTTTGGCTGCTTACCTGAGCATTATCGTCTGCAATTTTCCTCCTTAAACGGCGGCATTATCCATAGTAAGCATGGCGTTGCGATGCAAACAGTCGCTGTCAGCGAGTTAGCGCATCAGACTGATATCTTGTTGATGGTTGGCGGCATGGGTACTCGCCAGCAAATCAATCACCGACCATTTTTGCAGACGTTAATAACCTTGGTTGACCATGCTGATTGGGTACTTAGCGTTTGTACGGGTAGCGCATTGTTGGCTAAGGCTGGCGTCTTAGATGACAAGCGCGTAACGTCTAATAAGCTGTCATGGCAATGGGTGATAGCGCAATCTGACAAAGTCCATTGGGCCGAGCAAGCACGCTGGGTTGTTGATGGCAAATTTTATACGTCCTCAGGTGTCAGTGCAGGTATGGACATGGCGCTTGGTTTTATCGCCGACAGACATGACATCGATACAGCGCGCCAGATCGCTCACTATACTGAATATCGCTGGCAAGAAAATAGCGAGATTGATGACTTTTACCATGGTTAA
- the nudC gene encoding NAD(+) diphosphatase codes for MTSAFVFSDDTVLCHQRPNGWWPVQLELSPSATHSDEETQLAYQVGHVTLLESLAPRHWSPDVNHTNASVDTLKYADILESSDTLESSDSSINTAHTFTAQAASAITYDYAIAHHIALPILAEGSGNAFVPYRQLITQLPVALSDQLSQAIQLLRWQTDTQFCSRCAAPTIHAKRDERAMVCPVCRLRQYPRVQPCVITAITRPNPQTGEMQILLAHHHRYGQQKTAPHLLQSPQPLLYGLIAGFVEVGESLEHAVVREVAEEVNISLSNIRYVSSQPWPFPSNLMLGFRASYAAGEIVIQEDELSHADFFDLSNLPKIPSKGSIAYELIAQIANEQGILL; via the coding sequence ATGACCAGCGCTTTTGTATTTAGTGATGATACTGTTTTATGCCACCAGCGACCTAATGGATGGTGGCCGGTGCAGCTTGAATTATCCCCATCCGCTACACATTCAGACGAGGAGACCCAGCTTGCTTATCAAGTTGGTCATGTCACACTACTCGAAAGCCTAGCACCGCGTCACTGGTCGCCTGATGTCAATCATACTAACGCGAGTGTAGATACTCTGAAGTATGCCGATATTTTAGAAAGTTCCGATACTCTAGAAAGTTCCGACAGTTCGATTAATACTGCCCACACCTTTACTGCGCAAGCGGCTAGCGCCATTACTTATGACTATGCAATTGCACATCATATTGCACTGCCCATCCTCGCTGAGGGCAGTGGCAATGCGTTTGTTCCTTACCGCCAGCTGATTACTCAGTTGCCCGTGGCTTTGTCCGATCAGCTTAGCCAAGCGATACAGTTATTGCGCTGGCAAACAGATACACAGTTTTGTAGTCGCTGTGCTGCCCCAACCATTCATGCCAAACGAGATGAGCGTGCGATGGTCTGTCCAGTGTGCCGATTGCGCCAGTACCCACGTGTACAACCCTGTGTCATCACAGCTATTACTCGCCCGAATCCGCAAACGGGTGAAATGCAGATTTTGCTAGCCCATCATCATCGTTATGGACAGCAAAAAACAGCGCCTCATTTATTACAGTCGCCACAACCGTTACTATACGGTTTGATTGCAGGCTTTGTAGAAGTGGGTGAAAGCCTAGAACACGCGGTGGTGCGCGAAGTGGCAGAAGAGGTGAATATCAGTCTATCAAATATTCGTTACGTCAGCAGTCAGCCATGGCCATTTCCGTCTAATTTAATGCTAGGCTTTCGCGCTTCTTATGCAGCTGGCGAAATTGTTATCCAAGAAGATGAGCTGTCGCACGCCGATTTTTTTGATCTATCAAATTTGCCAAAAATACCCTCAAAAGGTAGCATTGCTTACGAGCTGATTGCACAAATTGCCAATGAGCAAGGTATTTTGCTTTAA
- the metK gene encoding methionine adenosyltransferase, translated as MREYNLFTSESVSEGHPDKMADQISDAILDAILREDLHARVACETLVKTGAVILAGEVTTTANIDVERIVRDTVNGIGYHHSDLGFDGETCAVINMLGKQSPEIAQGVDRSDPEEQGAGDQGLMFGYASNETDVLMPAPIEFAHRLMERQSELRRAGELPWLRPDAKAQVTLRYDGSKPVAIDAVVLSTQHDPSISQKDLQEAIMESIIKQVLPAELLHAGTRYHINPTGKFVIGGPVGDAGLTGRKIIVDTYGGMARHGGGAFSGKDPSKVDRSAAYAVRYVAKNIVAAGLAERCEIQVSYAIGVAEPTSISVNTFGTNKISNDEIIRLIRTHFDLRPYGITRMLNLLQPMYQQTATFGHFGRPGSETAFTWEKTDKAEILKADAGL; from the coding sequence ATGCGTGAATACAACTTATTTACCTCAGAATCTGTGAGCGAAGGTCATCCTGATAAAATGGCTGACCAAATATCAGATGCCATCCTTGACGCCATCTTACGTGAAGATTTGCATGCACGCGTGGCATGCGAAACCTTGGTTAAGACAGGTGCTGTGATACTAGCAGGTGAAGTCACCACGACGGCAAATATCGATGTTGAGCGTATCGTGCGTGATACCGTAAACGGTATTGGTTATCACCACTCAGACTTAGGCTTTGATGGCGAAACATGCGCGGTCATCAATATGCTCGGCAAACAATCTCCTGAAATCGCTCAAGGTGTCGATCGTAGCGACCCTGAAGAGCAAGGCGCAGGTGACCAAGGTCTTATGTTTGGCTATGCCAGCAATGAAACTGACGTGTTGATGCCAGCCCCTATCGAATTTGCTCATCGTTTGATGGAACGCCAATCTGAGCTGCGCCGCGCAGGCGAGTTGCCGTGGTTACGTCCAGATGCCAAGGCGCAAGTGACCTTAAGATATGATGGTAGCAAGCCTGTTGCCATTGATGCCGTGGTGCTATCAACGCAACACGATCCAAGTATCTCGCAAAAAGATCTGCAAGAAGCAATAATGGAATCTATCATCAAACAAGTATTGCCTGCTGAATTATTGCATGCTGGCACGCGCTATCATATCAACCCAACGGGTAAGTTTGTGATTGGCGGTCCTGTAGGTGATGCTGGATTGACAGGTCGTAAAATTATTGTTGATACTTATGGCGGTATGGCGCGTCATGGCGGCGGTGCATTCAGTGGTAAAGATCCATCGAAAGTCGATCGTAGTGCTGCGTACGCCGTACGTTATGTGGCTAAGAACATCGTTGCGGCAGGACTTGCTGAGCGCTGTGAAATACAGGTTAGTTATGCCATTGGTGTCGCTGAACCAACCTCTATCTCTGTCAATACCTTTGGTACGAATAAAATCAGCAATGATGAAATCATCCGTCTGATTCGCACCCATTTTGACCTGCGCCCTTATGGCATTACCCGTATGCTAAACTTATTACAACCAATGTATCAGCAAACAGCGACTTTTGGTCATTTTGGTCGTCCTGGCTCTGAAACTGCCTTTACGTGGGAAAAAACAGACAAAGCTGAGATCTTAAAAGCAGACGCTGGTTTGTAA
- a CDS encoding BCCT family transporter — protein sequence MDHVKVGRLGPFPRVSKPVFLTSALLILVFIIFGALFNEQAELLFGHAKAFVSLRFGWFFIVVVNLTLVMSIYMIFSRYGDIRLGHQNEKPEYNLVSWIGMLFSAGIGIGLLYWGTAEPLYHFMAPPLGEAETVAAAKQAMNISFLHYGLHVWALYGMVALSLAYFHYRVGLPLAIRSTLYPILGKKIYGGWGHTVDTLAVFGTMFGVVTTLGLGVLQINSGLETLFGIPNNITVQIILIALITMLAGLSLFMGLDKGIKRLSDTNILFTVILLSFVIILGPTQFIFNSFVENIGNYLHQIVPLGLWTESYDGQENWQASWTIFYWAWWISWSPFVGVFVARISRGRTIREFILGVLLIPITILFLWFTAFGGSAVNMELMAAADPNLISPGLIEAVQADTGSAIFKLMESYPFTSALNLLIVVMIVLWFVTSSDSASFVIDMLTSGGDANPPKIQRLFWAGTEGVIAAVLLAAGGLSALQAASIVSGFPFAIVIVVMMYSLLRGLSRDRLILYRNQQWFVTEESAEHNSANEFRDEDLLTGPPDIEKPEG from the coding sequence ATGGATCATGTAAAAGTTGGCCGCTTAGGCCCTTTTCCGCGGGTAAGTAAACCTGTGTTTTTAACTTCAGCGTTATTAATTCTTGTGTTCATTATTTTTGGTGCTCTTTTTAATGAGCAAGCAGAATTGTTGTTTGGTCATGCAAAAGCATTTGTGTCTTTGCGTTTTGGCTGGTTCTTTATTGTGGTGGTCAACTTAACGTTGGTGATGAGTATTTACATGATATTTAGTCGTTATGGCGATATCAGGCTTGGTCATCAAAATGAGAAACCAGAATACAATCTAGTATCTTGGATCGGCATGCTATTTTCCGCGGGCATCGGTATAGGCCTGCTTTACTGGGGGACGGCTGAACCCTTGTACCATTTTATGGCGCCGCCGTTAGGAGAAGCTGAAACAGTGGCTGCCGCCAAGCAAGCGATGAATATCTCGTTCTTGCACTATGGTTTGCATGTGTGGGCGCTCTATGGCATGGTCGCGTTGTCATTGGCTTATTTCCATTACCGAGTGGGCTTACCGCTGGCCATCCGTTCGACACTATATCCTATATTGGGCAAAAAGATTTATGGTGGCTGGGGTCATACGGTCGATACACTAGCGGTATTTGGTACGATGTTTGGAGTAGTGACCACTTTAGGTCTTGGGGTGTTGCAAATTAACTCAGGTCTTGAGACGTTATTTGGCATACCCAATAATATTACAGTGCAAATTATTTTGATTGCCTTAATCACTATGTTGGCAGGTCTGTCTCTATTTATGGGGCTAGATAAGGGGATTAAGCGCTTAAGTGATACCAATATATTATTTACTGTGATATTGCTCAGCTTTGTGATTATTTTAGGACCAACCCAGTTTATCTTTAATAGCTTTGTAGAAAATATTGGCAATTATTTGCATCAAATTGTGCCATTAGGTCTTTGGACAGAATCGTATGATGGTCAAGAAAACTGGCAAGCGTCATGGACGATTTTCTATTGGGCATGGTGGATAAGCTGGTCGCCTTTCGTCGGTGTGTTCGTAGCTCGTATCTCTCGTGGTCGAACCATTCGTGAGTTTATCTTAGGGGTGTTATTAATTCCTATTACTATTTTGTTCTTATGGTTCACCGCTTTCGGTGGTTCAGCCGTTAATATGGAATTAATGGCAGCCGCTGATCCCAACCTCATTAGTCCTGGCTTGATTGAGGCTGTCCAAGCAGATACTGGCAGTGCCATCTTTAAACTGATGGAATCTTATCCATTTACGTCAGCTTTGAACTTGCTTATCGTAGTGATGATTGTGCTTTGGTTTGTCACATCATCGGATTCTGCCAGTTTCGTCATTGATATGTTGACCTCAGGTGGCGATGCCAATCCACCGAAAATTCAACGCCTATTTTGGGCGGGTACAGAGGGTGTCATCGCTGCCGTACTATTAGCAGCAGGTGGCTTGAGTGCACTACAAGCGGCTTCCATTGTGTCAGGTTTCCCTTTTGCGATTGTGATAGTCGTTATGATGTACTCCTTATTACGCGGCTTGAGTCGAGATCGTTTGATACTGTATCGCAACCAGCAGTGGTTTGTCACCGAAGAGTCAGCAGAGCATAATTCAGCCAATGAATTTCGTGATGAAGATTTACTGACAGGTCCACCTGATATTGAAAAACCTGAAGGTTAG
- a CDS encoding RnfABCDGE type electron transport complex subunit B codes for MQSSTSKNSTHIRLTNLPTLFDTLDIERLPADIQAKISYIDACLPQTQCGLCEHPDGCLPYAAAIVLDNEPYNKCVPGGQPVTNAIAQIIHIDSHEAILSAAPSQWPIDATSERPTEVRAVIREDDCIGCTKCIPACPVDAIVGTGKHMHTIFTDLCTGCELCIAPCPVDCIDLVTVERELSSSERTTEQEDLRQRYHTHLRRVTEQLADSSNSRPVVSMVEAKLNNAASQSLNISEAQAKNTIAAAKLRSKIKKLEKQLSVRPNESKQVELDALQVELSQL; via the coding sequence ATGCAAAGCAGCACTAGTAAAAATAGCACCCACATCCGTCTCACCAATTTGCCAACCTTGTTCGACACTTTGGATATAGAGCGCTTACCTGCGGACATACAAGCGAAAATCTCATATATTGATGCTTGTCTACCGCAAACACAATGTGGACTTTGCGAGCACCCAGACGGCTGCTTACCTTATGCCGCCGCTATCGTGCTTGACAATGAGCCATACAATAAATGTGTACCCGGTGGTCAACCCGTTACCAATGCTATCGCTCAAATCATTCATATAGATAGTCATGAAGCGATACTTAGCGCTGCGCCTTCTCAGTGGCCAATAGATGCGACCTCTGAACGTCCGACTGAGGTACGTGCGGTGATCCGTGAAGATGACTGTATCGGCTGCACCAAATGTATACCTGCCTGCCCAGTCGATGCTATTGTCGGTACTGGTAAACACATGCATACTATCTTTACGGATTTATGCACGGGCTGCGAGCTTTGCATCGCTCCTTGTCCAGTAGACTGTATCGACTTGGTCACTGTTGAACGGGAGCTGTCTAGCTCTGAACGTACCACAGAGCAAGAAGATTTAAGACAGCGCTATCATACTCATTTAAGACGCGTCACCGAGCAGCTGGCTGATAGTAGCAATAGTAGACCTGTGGTCAGCATGGTTGAAGCAAAACTGAACAATGCCGCTAGTCAATCGTTGAACATCAGCGAAGCGCAGGCAAAAAATACCATTGCCGCAGCGAAGCTTCGTAGTAAAATTAAAAAGCTAGAAAAGCAGCTAAGTGTCCGTCCAAATGAGAGCAAACAAGTAGAGCTTGACGCGTTGCAAGTAGAGTTAAGTCAGCTTTAA
- the nth gene encoding endonuclease III, whose protein sequence is MSKTVKHKTADTPPSRRMPNRDVRPFFEKLAATIDEPVTELNYKSNFELLIAVILSAQATDVSVNIATKQLYPVANTPEAILALGEDGLKSYIKNIGLYNAKAKNVIKTCHDLIEKFNSTVPDNRKDLESLAGVGRKTANVVLNTAFGQPTMAVDTHIFRVGNRTGLATGKNVLIVENKLVERIPDDFIVDAHHYLILHGRYTCQARTPKCGACPVYDECMFKDKAKFLEL, encoded by the coding sequence ATGAGTAAAACCGTCAAGCACAAAACTGCCGATACCCCGCCATCGCGGCGAATGCCCAATCGTGACGTGCGTCCATTTTTTGAAAAGCTAGCAGCGACGATTGATGAGCCGGTTACGGAATTGAATTATAAGAGTAATTTTGAGCTGCTGATCGCGGTCATCTTGTCTGCGCAGGCGACGGATGTGAGCGTCAATATTGCTACCAAGCAATTATATCCCGTAGCAAATACACCTGAAGCAATCTTGGCATTGGGTGAAGACGGTCTAAAATCTTATATCAAAAATATTGGCTTATATAATGCCAAAGCCAAAAACGTCATCAAAACTTGCCATGATTTAATTGAGAAATTTAATAGCACCGTCCCTGATAACCGCAAAGACTTAGAGTCTCTCGCTGGCGTTGGGCGTAAAACCGCCAATGTGGTGTTAAATACCGCTTTTGGTCAGCCAACCATGGCGGTCGACACTCATATCTTTCGGGTAGGTAATCGTACAGGACTTGCCACTGGCAAGAACGTCTTGATCGTTGAGAATAAGTTGGTCGAACGTATCCCAGATGACTTCATCGTGGATGCGCATCATTATCTTATTTTGCACGGGCGCTATACCTGCCAAGCCCGTACACCCAAATGCGGGGCGTGTCCTGTTTATGACGAATGTATGTTTAAAGACAAAGCCAAGTTTTTGGAGCTATAA
- a CDS encoding BCCT family transporter has translation MDHVKVGRLGPFPRVSKPVFITSALLIVGFIIFGAFFTETAGALFSFLQNFITDKFGWMFVILMNVALVFCIYLAASRYGDIRLGQQTEKPQYSLFSWIGMLFSAGIGIGLVYWGTAEPLYHFMAPPLGEAETIEAAKQAMSISFLHWGLHAWAIYTIVALALAYFHFRRGLPLSIRSTLYPLLGEKIYGRWGHTVDILAVFGTMFGVVTSLGLGVMQINSGLENLFGIPNSLTVQFIIIAFVTALACGSLMLGLDKGIKRLSDINMGFTGVLLAFMVILGPTLFIFDSFIENIGNYVVAMIPLSTWGEAYSNTDWQSGWTIFYWAWWVSWAPFVGVFIARISRGRTIREFVLGVLLIPMLILFFWFTTFGGVAIHMELLAALDPAMASPGLVEAVQADTGSAIFKLVEYYPFAKPITLLIVIMIVLWFVTSSDSASFVIDMLTAGGDTNPPKIQRLFWAIMEGLIAAILLAAGGLGALQAAAIVAGLPFALVIFVMMYALLRGLSRDRLILYRAQQHFITEESADHNSANEFADEHLLKGPPKIVKGD, from the coding sequence ATGGATCATGTAAAAGTTGGCAGGTTAGGCCCTTTTCCACGGGTAAGTAAACCTGTGTTTATTACTTCAGCGCTACTTATCGTTGGATTTATTATCTTTGGTGCTTTCTTCACTGAAACCGCTGGTGCACTATTTAGCTTTTTGCAGAATTTTATTACGGATAAGTTCGGCTGGATGTTTGTTATATTAATGAACGTTGCGCTGGTATTCTGTATTTATCTAGCAGCGAGTCGTTATGGTGACATCCGTTTAGGTCAACAAACAGAAAAACCGCAGTACAGTTTGTTTTCTTGGATAGGGATGTTGTTCTCTGCTGGTATCGGTATTGGACTGGTATATTGGGGGACGGCTGAGCCCTTGTATCACTTTATGGCACCACCACTCGGTGAGGCGGAAACAATAGAAGCCGCCAAGCAAGCCATGAGTATCTCATTTTTACATTGGGGACTACATGCTTGGGCGATTTATACCATTGTGGCATTGGCCCTGGCTTACTTCCACTTTCGCCGTGGACTGCCATTGTCGATTCGCTCGACACTATACCCGTTATTAGGCGAGAAAATATATGGTCGCTGGGGTCATACGGTAGATATTCTAGCCGTGTTCGGCACGATGTTTGGTGTGGTAACTTCCTTAGGTCTAGGGGTTATGCAGATCAATTCAGGTCTTGAAAATTTATTCGGTATACCAAATTCTTTAACCGTACAGTTTATTATTATTGCCTTTGTGACTGCGTTGGCATGTGGCTCATTGATGCTTGGTCTTGATAAAGGTATCAAGCGCTTAAGTGACATCAATATGGGTTTTACAGGTGTGCTCTTGGCATTTATGGTCATCTTAGGGCCAACCTTATTTATTTTTGATAGTTTTATAGAAAACATTGGTAATTATGTTGTTGCCATGATTCCGTTATCAACATGGGGCGAAGCTTATAGTAATACGGATTGGCAGAGTGGTTGGACGATATTCTATTGGGCGTGGTGGGTAAGTTGGGCACCGTTTGTCGGCGTATTTATCGCTCGCATCAGTCGCGGTCGTACCATTCGTGAGTTCGTATTGGGTGTCTTATTGATTCCAATGCTGATTTTGTTTTTCTGGTTCACCACTTTCGGTGGTGTCGCTATCCATATGGAGCTTTTAGCGGCGCTTGATCCTGCTATGGCCAGTCCAGGATTGGTGGAAGCGGTGCAAGCAGATACGGGTAGCGCTATTTTCAAGCTGGTTGAGTATTATCCATTCGCGAAACCAATTACCTTGCTCATCGTTATTATGATTGTTTTATGGTTCGTGACTTCATCGGATTCAGCAAGTTTCGTCATTGATATGTTGACGGCGGGCGGCGATACCAACCCACCTAAGATTCAACGTTTATTTTGGGCGATTATGGAAGGTTTGATTGCCGCTATATTGTTAGCAGCAGGCGGATTAGGCGCATTGCAAGCCGCCGCTATTGTGGCTGGACTGCCATTTGCTTTAGTGATATTTGTCATGATGTATGCCTTACTTCGTGGCTTAAGCCGAGATCGATTGATACTGTATCGTGCTCAGCAGCACTTTATCACCGAAGAATCAGCAGATCATAATTCAGCCAATGAGTTTGCTGATGAGCACTTGTTAAAAGGACCACCTAAAATTGTAAAAGGTGATTAG
- the dnaQ gene encoding DNA polymerase III subunit epsilon — MSDNRTSAQPFNTSNAMNPLAAKLNTTVAYTDGACKGNPGAGGWGAHLIFSDGRTQDLYGGDKETTNNRMELMGAIQALTHSPHEHNLEIWTDSSYVKKGITEWIEGWKKRGWKTASKKPVANQDLWQQLDKLCQQRDVDWHWVKGHAGHAGNEKADELANLGVTSSSEELSSIEPEDTAKKKGQIMPNTAQNSAHDDWLSFDPLGLDMTDDELDEDVIDTDNDTNPADEMMSKDAVIEADRYQHNASKPMSKIEMPETQTSMTDATINDHVPATVTGIEEANTPKFDGDTSRANPYFIPLLPKPIHRHESDRQLIMDTETTGLDPLKGDRIIEVGIVEMIGRKFTGEKLHVYINPQRGMDDEVIRIHGISEAFLTDKPTFDQVAQSLYDFMDGAEIIAHNATFDMNFLNMEFAKVGMNDFAERVQVTDSLVMAKQQYPGQKNTLDALVRRLNVGKQDRTFHGALLDSEILAEVYLAMTGGQVTLAIEEDTQTDGGQTAHASFANLASLLLESSTDENTNQEWYAALAEAYPELKANM; from the coding sequence ATGTCAGACAATCGCACCTCAGCGCAGCCATTCAACACCAGTAACGCGATGAATCCGTTGGCCGCCAAATTAAACACCACCGTGGCCTATACGGATGGTGCCTGTAAAGGCAATCCAGGCGCTGGTGGCTGGGGCGCACACCTCATTTTTAGTGATGGACGTACACAAGATTTGTACGGCGGTGATAAAGAGACGACCAATAATCGCATGGAGTTGATGGGCGCGATACAAGCATTGACCCATAGCCCGCATGAGCACAACCTCGAGATTTGGACAGACTCAAGCTATGTCAAAAAAGGCATCACCGAATGGATAGAGGGTTGGAAAAAAAGAGGCTGGAAAACGGCAAGTAAAAAACCTGTCGCCAATCAAGACCTTTGGCAGCAATTAGACAAGCTATGCCAGCAGCGCGATGTTGACTGGCATTGGGTAAAAGGTCACGCAGGACATGCAGGCAATGAAAAAGCGGACGAGCTGGCAAACTTGGGCGTGACGTCCAGCAGTGAAGAATTATCGAGCATAGAGCCGGAAGACACGGCTAAAAAAAAAGGGCAAATAATGCCTAATACAGCGCAAAATTCTGCTCACGATGACTGGCTAAGTTTCGATCCACTGGGTCTGGATATGACAGATGATGAGCTTGACGAAGATGTCATAGACACTGATAACGATACAAACCCTGCCGATGAGATGATGAGTAAAGATGCTGTAATAGAAGCCGATCGCTATCAGCATAATGCTAGCAAACCAATGAGTAAAATAGAGATGCCGGAAACCCAAACGTCTATGACTGATGCGACGATAAATGATCATGTGCCTGCTACCGTTACTGGCATAGAAGAAGCTAATACACCAAAATTCGACGGCGACACCAGCCGTGCCAATCCGTATTTCATACCGCTGCTGCCCAAACCTATCCATCGTCATGAGTCTGATCGCCAGCTCATTATGGATACTGAAACCACAGGTCTTGATCCGTTAAAAGGCGACCGTATTATCGAAGTCGGTATCGTGGAGATGATCGGGCGTAAATTTACGGGTGAAAAGCTCCACGTTTATATCAATCCACAGCGCGGCATGGATGATGAAGTCATTCGTATCCATGGTATTTCTGAGGCATTTTTGACCGACAAGCCTACCTTCGATCAAGTTGCTCAGTCGCTCTATGATTTTATGGACGGCGCAGAAATCATCGCTCATAACGCCACCTTTGATATGAACTTCTTAAACATGGAGTTTGCCAAAGTTGGTATGAACGACTTTGCCGAGCGCGTACAAGTGACTGACTCGCTGGTCATGGCAAAGCAGCAATATCCTGGGCAAAAAAACACCTTAGATGCTTTAGTGCGTCGCCTAAATGTGGGGAAGCAAGATCGTACTTTTCACGGCGCCTTACTTGATTCAGAGATTTTAGCAGAAGTTTATCTGGCGATGACAGGTGGGCAGGTTACACTCGCCATCGAAGAAGACACGCAAACAGATGGTGGGCAGACAGCACACGCCAGTTTTGCTAATTTAGCGTCTTTGTTGCTAGAGTCATCTACGGATGAAAATACCAATCAAGAGTGGTATGCCGCGCTCGCTGAAGCGTATCCTGAGCTAAAAGCCAATATGTAG